CCCAGCACCTGCTCGGCGGGCTCCCCGTCGGGGTCGCGACCGCGCTGGTCGGTGCGCCCTACCTCCTGGCCCTCCTGGCGCGGGCCAACCGGATCGGATCAGACGGATGACCGCCGTGCGAGACCACTCCACCCACGTGGCACCCCCTCCTCAGCCGCGCAGCCCGCTGGGCGCCACGGGGCTGCGGCTCGGCTACGACGACCGCCTGATCGTCGACGGGCTCGACGTCGCCATCCCGGGTGGGGCGGTCACCGTGATCGTCGGGGCGAACGCGTGCGGCAAGTCGACCCTCCTCCGCGGCCTGGCCCGGCTGCTGCGGCCCGTGTCGGGGACGGTCCACCTCGACGGCCGGGACATCCACCGCATGCCGACCAGGGAGGTCGCCACGCGCCTCGGCCTGCTGCCGCAGTCGCCGACCGCCCCCGAGGGCATCAGCGTCGCGGACCTCGTGTCGCGTGGCCGCCATCCGCACCAGACGTGGTTCAACCAGTGGAGCGCCGACGACGAGGTCGCCGTGACGGCGGCCCTCACGGCCACCGGGACGGCGGATCTCGCCGACCGGCCCGTCGACGAGCTGTCGGGCGGGCAGCGCCAGCGCGTGTGGATCGCCATGGCGCTGGCGCAGGAGACGCCGGTCATGCTGCTGGACGAGCCGACGACGTACCTGGACCTCGCCCACCAGATCGAGGTGCTGGACCTGCTGGCGGAGCTGAACGTCGCCCACGGGCGCACGATCGTGATCGTGCTGCACGACCTCAACCAGGCGTGCCGCTACGCGAGTCACCTGATCGCGATGCGCGAGGGGGCGATCGTGGCGGAGGGTCCACCCGACCAGGTCGTCACCGAGGCGCTGGTCGAGGAGGTCTTCGGCCTCCCGACGCGGATCATCCCCGACCCGGTGTCCGGGACGCCGCTGGTCGTGCCGATCGGATCGGCCCACCGCTAGGACCGCTCGCGGCCGGCACGCGGTCAGGCGCAGTCCGCGCAGAGGCCCTTGAGGATCACGTCGGCCGCGTCGACGTGGGCGCCGGGGACGTCCGCGGTCAGGCACGGCCGCTCGCCGACGACGCACGGGACGTCGATGATGCGGCCGCAGGACCGGCAGACGAAGTGGTGGTGGGGGTCGCTGCCGGTCTCGTACAGCATGCGCCCCGCCCCCGACTCCGCGGGCAGGACGAGCCCGGCGTCGCAGAGCTGGCCGAGCACGTGGTACACGGTCGCCTTCGACAGCCCGGTGCGGTCGACGAGGGTCTCGGCCGGGTGGTGGCCCGGGTTGGCGTCGAGCCAGTCGAGCACCGTGACCCGCGGACGGGTGGCGCGCAGCCCCACGTCGCGCAGCCGGTGGTCGGCGGCGTGGCGTGGAGCATCGGCCACAGGCCGGTCCACGTGCGGTCCGGGGTCCCCCGTCACCGCTGCGCGGAGGTCATCCAGAGCTGCTTGTCGAGGACGCGGATGACCTCGATGAGCAGGTCCTCTGCCGCGGTGTCCACGGCCGCCACGCGTCCGGAGCGCTCGCGGATGTTCGTCACGACGGTCTTGATCCGCGCGGTCATCGCGTCGATGACGGCGGCGTCGTCCATGAACTCCGCGTCGACGGGGTCCATCGTGTGGTCGCCGGCGACCCGGACTGCCCGGCCGTCGGGGCAGATGCCGACCGTGGACATGTACTCGGCGACGGTGTCGCTGTACTCGCGGTGCTCGTCGACGAGCTCATCGAGGTGCTCGTGGACCGGCTTGAAGCGCGGGCCGACGACGGCCCAGTGGAGCTGCTTGCCGGTCAGGGCGAGGTCGATCAGCTCGGTCAGCGTGGGCTGCAGGTTCTCGGCGACGACCTGCGCGGCCTCGGGGGACAGGCTGGTCTCGATCGGGATGGACGTGGTGGTGCTGGTCTCGGTGCTCATGTGCGGGAGCCTCCTCCTGTCGATATCGGTGAGGTGAGGTTTACCTTGGACGATGTCCAATGTGCTGTGACTTGGACTCTACCCAAGGACTGGCTCCACGCAACACCCCGTCCTGGTGGTAGCATGCCGACGGACATGCGCGACCTCTCCCTCCTCCTCCTTCTCCGCCGCGGCGGGCGCCTCTAGGCCGGTCCCTCGCCGCGGAGTCCGCCAGCGCGCCGGCCACGCAGCGAGGACACGAGGAAGCGAGAAGGACATGGAGAACACCCAGACCCCGTCGGGCATGCCCGTCGGCAAGTACGCGCCCTACCACCAGCTGATCGCCGTCGACCTGCCGGACCGCACCTGGCCGACGAAGCGGATCGAGGTGGCCCCCCGCTGGTGCGCCGTCGACCTCCGCGACGGCAATCAGGCGCTGATCGACCCGCTGAACACCGCGCGGACGCGCCGGATGTACGACCTGCTGGTGTCGATGGGCTACAAGGAGATCGAGGTCGGGTTCCCGGCGGCCAGCCAGACCGACTTCGACTTCGTCCGCCACCTGATCGAGGAGGACGTCATCCCCGACGACGTCACGATCCAGGTGCTGACGCAGTGCCGTGCCGAGCTGATCGACCGGACCTTCGAGGCGATCGAGGGGGCGGACCGGGCGATCGTGCACTTCTACAACTCGACGTCCGTCACCCAGCGCCGGGTCGTGTTCGGCGCCGATCAGGACGGCATCGTCGACATCGCCGTCCGTGCGGCGCGCCAGGTCCGCAAGCTGGCCGAGGCATCGTCGGTCGACGTCTCCTACGAGTACAGCCCCGAGTCCTACACCGGGACCGAGCTCGACTTCGCCGCGCGGATCTCGAACGAGGTCTTGGCGGTCATGGAGCCCACGCCCGACCGGCAGATGATCATCAACCTGCCGGCGACGGTCGAGATGGCCACGCCGAACGTCTACGCGGACTCCATCGAGTGGATGGGCCGCAACCTGGCGATGCGCGATGCCGTCGTGCTGAGCCTGCACCCCCACAACGACCGGGGCACCGCCGTGGCCGCCGCAGAGCTGGGCTACATGGCCGGCGCGGACCGGATCGAGGGCTGCCTGTTCGGCAACGGGGAGCGCACCGGCAACGTGTGCCTGGTGACCCTGGGCATGAACCTGTTCAGCCAGGGCGTCGACCCCCAGATCGACTTCAGCGACATCGACCACATCCGCAGGACCGTCGAGTACTGCAACCAGCTGGGCGTCCACGAGCGCCACCCCTACGGCGGCGATCTGGTCTTCACCGCGTTCAGCGGCTCCCACCAGGACGCGATCAAGAAGGGCTTCGAGGCGATGGCGATCGACGCCGAGGCGAAGGGCGTCGCCGTCGACGACCTGACCTGGGACGTCCCGTACCTGCCGATCGACCCGAAGGACCTGGGCCGCACCTACGAGGCGGTCATCCGCGTCAACAGCCAGTCCGGCAAGGGCGGCGTGGCGTACGTGATGCGCAACGAGTTCAACCTGGACCTTCCCCGGCGGCTGCAGATCGAGTTCTCGAAGGTGATCCAGGCCCACACCGACACCGAGGGAGGCGAGGTCACCCCCTCGACGATGTGGGACATCTTCACCGACGAGTACCTGCCGCGGTCGACAGCCCCCTGGGGGAGGTTCAAGGTCAACGGCTACTCCCAGGAGTCGAGCTCCGAGGGTGAGGACACCCTCCGGGTCGCGCTGTTCGACGACGGCCAGCGCACCGAGATCGAGGGGACCGGAAACGGGCCGATCAACGCGTTCACGACCGCGCTCGCCAGCACCGGCGTCGAGGTGCGGGTGCTGGACTACGTCGAGCACGCGATGAGCTCGGGCGGCGACGCGACCGCGGCCGCGTACGTCGAGTGCCAGGTGTCGACGTCGGACGGCACGTCGAGCCAGGTCCTGTGGGGCGTCGGCATCGACCCGAACATCGTCCGAGCCTCGCTCAAGGCCATCATCAGCGCCGTCAACCGCCACCTCGGGCGCACGTTCGGGGCCTGACCGCCGTGCCGCTCCCGCGCCTCGGCGCATCGAGCCCCGGTGCCCGGCCGACCGCCCCGCCGTGTCCGCGCCGCGGGGGAGGTGCGCTGTGCGCGCCCCTAAACCGGGTCTGGCTGCTCGACGCCGGTCCGCGGCTGGCGCGCGCCTGGGCCGGGTGCACCTGCGGGACGCGCTTCGGGATCGGGGCGGCGGCGGACGCCTGGCGTGCGCACTCCGACGCCGCCGACCGGCCCGACCGGTCCGCCTGGCTGGACGCCGAGGCGCTGCGCGCGGTCGTCGAGGGTGTGCCGGATGCCGGCCGGCGGGTGCCGCGCGCGGCGCCTGGGGTCGTGCCGGTCGGCGAGCCGGTGATCCACGCCGCGACCGCCTGGGTGGACCCCGCGGACCCCGCTGTGGCCGAGCTGGCCCAGCACATGCTCGCCGTGATGGACGCCGCACCGGGGATCGGGCTGGCGGCCAACCAGGTCGGCGCCGGCCTG
This region of Euzebya sp. genomic DNA includes:
- the leuA gene encoding 2-isopropylmalate synthase; this encodes MENTQTPSGMPVGKYAPYHQLIAVDLPDRTWPTKRIEVAPRWCAVDLRDGNQALIDPLNTARTRRMYDLLVSMGYKEIEVGFPAASQTDFDFVRHLIEEDVIPDDVTIQVLTQCRAELIDRTFEAIEGADRAIVHFYNSTSVTQRRVVFGADQDGIVDIAVRAARQVRKLAEASSVDVSYEYSPESYTGTELDFAARISNEVLAVMEPTPDRQMIINLPATVEMATPNVYADSIEWMGRNLAMRDAVVLSLHPHNDRGTAVAAAELGYMAGADRIEGCLFGNGERTGNVCLVTLGMNLFSQGVDPQIDFSDIDHIRRTVEYCNQLGVHERHPYGGDLVFTAFSGSHQDAIKKGFEAMAIDAEAKGVAVDDLTWDVPYLPIDPKDLGRTYEAVIRVNSQSGKGGVAYVMRNEFNLDLPRRLQIEFSKVIQAHTDTEGGEVTPSTMWDIFTDEYLPRSTAPWGRFKVNGYSQESSSEGEDTLRVALFDDGQRTEIEGTGNGPINAFTTALASTGVEVRVLDYVEHAMSSGGDATAAAYVECQVSTSDGTSSQVLWGVGIDPNIVRASLKAIISAVNRHLGRTFGA
- a CDS encoding ABC transporter ATP-binding protein, coding for MTAVRDHSTHVAPPPQPRSPLGATGLRLGYDDRLIVDGLDVAIPGGAVTVIVGANACGKSTLLRGLARLLRPVSGTVHLDGRDIHRMPTREVATRLGLLPQSPTAPEGISVADLVSRGRHPHQTWFNQWSADDEVAVTAALTATGTADLADRPVDELSGGQRQRVWIAMALAQETPVMLLDEPTTYLDLAHQIEVLDLLAELNVAHGRTIVIVLHDLNQACRYASHLIAMREGAIVAEGPPDQVVTEALVEEVFGLPTRIIPDPVSGTPLVVPIGSAHR
- a CDS encoding Fur family transcriptional regulator → MADAPRHAADHRLRDVGLRATRPRVTVLDWLDANPGHHPAETLVDRTGLSKATVYHVLGQLCDAGLVLPAESGAGRMLYETGSDPHHHFVCRSCGRIIDVPCVVGERPCLTADVPGAHVDAADVILKGLCADCA
- a CDS encoding Dps family protein, which translates into the protein MSTETSTTTSIPIETSLSPEAAQVVAENLQPTLTELIDLALTGKQLHWAVVGPRFKPVHEHLDELVDEHREYSDTVAEYMSTVGICPDGRAVRVAGDHTMDPVDAEFMDDAAVIDAMTARIKTVVTNIRERSGRVAAVDTAAEDLLIEVIRVLDKQLWMTSAQR
- a CDS encoding peptide deformylase, whose translation is MPLPRLGASSPGARPTAPPCPRRGGGALCAPLNRVWLLDAGPRLARAWAGCTCGTRFGIGAAADAWRAHSDAADRPDRSAWLDAEALRAVVEGVPDAGRRVPRAAPGVVPVGEPVIHAATAWVDPADPAVAELAQHMLAVMDAAPGIGLAANQVGAGLRVIALNFPKLIPQVWVNPVAVSTAGEWTFAEGCLSLEVEGSTADVVRPKAITVVADLPGGGHVVVEADEMLARVIQHELDHLEGIEYVQRLEGAVRDEVYDRLEADGVDTDLLPPRPLR